The Candidatus Hydrogenisulfobacillus filiaventi sequence ACAGGGTGCGCTTCACGCGCAGGATGGGAATGTTGGCGACCAGAGCCAGGGCGTTGTGGTCGCGCGCCACATCCACCTGAAACCCGCGGTCGTCGATCTCGAGGTACTCGGAAATCACCTTCAGGAGATCCCCCTTGAGGGCCTCCAGAGTACGGGCCGATAGGCTGGCGCGGTCCTGGATCAGCACCAGGCGCAGGCGCTCCTTGGCCACTTCCTTACTGGAGTCCTCCCGCGTAAACAGCCGCGACCACAGGTCCATGAGCGTACTGCCCCCCCGGTTCACCCGCGGATGCCCATCATCTTGCGCAGACGGGTCAGGAAGCCGGTCTCATCCTCCAGCTTCATGATGGGCACCTCCTCTCCCCTCAGGCGGCGCACGATGTTGCGATAGGCCTCCCCCGCCCGCGACTGCGGGTTCATGACCGCCGGTTCACCCCGGTTGGTGGACACCACAATGGTTTCGTCCTCGGGCACCACCCCCATGAGGTCGATGGCCAGGATCTCCAGGATGTCGCCGATGTCCATCATATCCCCCTTCTTCACCATCGCCGGGCGCAGCCGGTTGATGATGAGGCGGGGCCGGTGCTTCTCCTGGGCCTCCAACAGCCCGATAATGCGGTCGGCGTCCCGGACCGACGAGACCTCGGGGGTGGCCACCACCAGCGCCTGGTCGGCACCGGCCACCGCGTTCTTGAACCCCTGCTCGATGCCGGCGGGGGAATCGATGAGGACGTAATCGAACTCCGCCTTCAAGGCCTCCACCAGCTCCGCCATCTGAGCCGGGGTAACGGCGGTTTTGTCCCGCGTCTGGGCGGCAGGCAGCAGATAGAGGTTGTCGAACCGCTTGTCCTTAATGAGGGCATGCTTGAGTTTGGCAAAACCCTCCACCACATCCACCAGGTCGTAGACGATGCGGTTTTCGAGTCCCATCACCACGTCCAGATTGCGCAGCCCGATATCGGCATCCACCAGCGCCACCTTGAGGTCGAGGCGCGCCAGCCCCGCCCCCAGATTGGCGGTGGTGGTGGTTTTGCCCACGCCCCCCTTGCCGGACGTGATGACTATGGCTTCACCCATGCCGTCCCATGCCTCCCCGTTCTGCTCCCGCCCCGCGTCCCGTCGTCAAGGGGTCCGGAATTTGAGCGCACTCTTGCGCCAGCGATCGATGACCAGCCGCCCGTCCCGCACCAGGGCCACCTCCGGGGCTTCCGGCGGCCCCGCGTCCCCTGTATCGGGCGCGCGGGCGATATAGGGGCCGATCCGGATCTGGGTGGGAGTGAGGCGGAAGGCCGCCACCGTGGCACGGATATCGCCGTTGGCGCCCGCGTGCACCACGCCCCGCAGCCAGCCCATTACCACAATGTCCCCCTCCGCCGTAATCTCGGCACCGGGGTTGACGTCGCCCAACACCACCACGTTGCCGACATAGCGCACCTTCTGGCCCGACCGCAAGGTGCGCCGGACCAGCAGGGTCGGCCAGCCGTTGATAGGATCCCGCCCCGCCTCCGGCGGCTGGGCCGCCATCCGCCGGGATTCCGTCCCGGCCGTCGGGGTCGCCGGAGTCCGGGACCGCCGCGTGCCCCGCTCCCCGTTCCGGGGGGGTGAGGACCGCCGCGCCGGCTTGGCCGCCGCTTCGGTCGCCGCAGTGCCGGGGACTCCGGTCGACCCTTGCGTCTTCGCGCTCACCGCAACGCTCCCCCTTTTGTCGCCCGCCATACAAGATTCTCGCCGGGGGAAGGAACTCCTGCTGCGGAGGCCGGCGGGTGCGCGAAGTTTTTTCCGGCAGCGCACGGCAAAAAAACCGGCAGGCCGCCCCGGCCCGCCGGCGTCCTGCGGCAATCGTCAGCCGCCGCCGGCCCTCACATGGGCAGGCGCCGCCGGGGGGCCCCCCGCACCGGCACCTCGATGCCGGCCGCCCGCGCCGGGACCAGCAGCCCTACCAGCCCCGGGGTGAGAAACATGGCCGACAACACCCAGACCGGCAGAGGCAGGGC is a genomic window containing:
- the minC gene encoding Septum site-determining protein MinC, whose translation is MSAKTQGSTGVPGTAATEAAAKPARRSSPPRNGERGTRRSRTPATPTAGTESRRMAAQPPEAGRDPINGWPTLLVRRTLRSGQKVRYVGNVVVLGDVNPGAEITAEGDIVVMGWLRGVVHAGANGDIRATVAAFRLTPTQIRIGPYIARAPDTGDAGPPEAPEVALVRDGRLVIDRWRKSALKFRTP
- the minE gene encoding Cell division topological specificity factor; this translates as MDLWSRLFTREDSSKEVAKERLRLVLIQDRASLSARTLEALKGDLLKVISEYLEIDDRGFQVDVARDHNALALVANIPILRVKRTL
- the minD gene encoding ATPase activator of MinC (Evidence 2a : Function from experimental evidences in other organisms; PubMedId : 11886553, 12426398, 12492852, 12492861, 16322744, 16885474, 17513368, 19019154, 28674273, 30092000; Product type cp : cell process) — protein: MGEAIVITSGKGGVGKTTTTANLGAGLARLDLKVALVDADIGLRNLDVVMGLENRIVYDLVDVVEGFAKLKHALIKDKRFDNLYLLPAAQTRDKTAVTPAQMAELVEALKAEFDYVLIDSPAGIEQGFKNAVAGADQALVVATPEVSSVRDADRIIGLLEAQEKHRPRLIINRLRPAMVKKGDMMDIGDILEILAIDLMGVVPEDETIVVSTNRGEPAVMNPQSRAGEAYRNIVRRLRGEEVPIMKLEDETGFLTRLRKMMGIRG